The following coding sequences lie in one Alloacidobacterium dinghuense genomic window:
- a CDS encoding trimeric intracellular cation channel family protein: MIPEKRLPVTFHSATLLLAIDLIGTFVFAVEGSMAAVQSNLDILGLMVLAFATALGGGIIRDVLIGAIPPNSICNWRYPAAAFAGGAIVFFQSSFVNKVPESLITTLDAAGLALFAAAGAAKALDFNIHPFLATLMGGITGVGGGTIRDVLLARIPSVLRADVYAAAALAGAAAMILALRLRARPAVATTIGIAVCFTLRMAAVHRHWNLPKVAGH; this comes from the coding sequence ATGATACCCGAGAAGCGTCTTCCCGTAACATTTCATTCCGCCACCCTGCTGCTGGCCATCGATCTTATCGGCACATTTGTGTTCGCCGTTGAGGGCTCCATGGCCGCGGTACAAAGTAACCTGGACATTCTCGGGCTGATGGTCCTTGCCTTTGCTACAGCACTGGGCGGCGGAATTATTCGTGACGTGTTGATCGGCGCCATTCCGCCCAATTCCATTTGTAACTGGCGGTATCCTGCCGCTGCGTTCGCAGGCGGAGCTATTGTTTTCTTTCAGAGCAGCTTCGTGAATAAGGTTCCGGAGTCGCTCATTACGACGCTCGACGCTGCCGGATTGGCTCTGTTTGCCGCAGCAGGAGCCGCGAAGGCGCTCGATTTCAACATCCATCCTTTCCTTGCAACGCTGATGGGCGGAATTACGGGTGTGGGCGGTGGGACAATCCGCGACGTGCTGCTGGCGCGCATTCCTTCCGTGCTCCGCGCCGATGTGTATGCTGCTGCGGCGCTCGCTGGAGCGGCGGCCATGATTCTGGCTCTTCGGCTGAGAGCGCGTCCCGCGGTGGCCACGACGATCGGTATCGCAGTCTGCTTTACGCTAAGGATGGCTGCAGTGCATAGGCACTGGAATCTGCCCAAAGTGGCCGGTCATTGA
- the frr gene encoding ribosome recycling factor: MAVSVMAGIPALKDTHSQLKVRMEKAVHDFQTNLASTRTGRASVGMLDQVKVDYYGTHTPINQLAQVTTPDANMIVIQPWDASVIGEIEKALRTSDLGFNPQNDGKLLRVPVPPMTEERRREVVKHLNKVLEEHKTAVRNIRRDGNDLIKKAAKDKKISEDEEKRSLEEIQKLTDEEIKRMDEMSKKKEAEIMQV, encoded by the coding sequence ATGGCAGTCTCAGTAATGGCCGGCATACCGGCGCTCAAGGATACACACAGCCAGCTCAAGGTCCGCATGGAGAAAGCTGTGCACGATTTCCAGACGAACCTCGCGTCCACACGCACCGGACGCGCTTCGGTCGGCATGCTCGACCAGGTGAAGGTCGACTATTACGGCACGCATACGCCGATCAACCAGCTCGCGCAAGTGACCACTCCAGACGCCAACATGATCGTCATCCAGCCGTGGGACGCCAGCGTCATCGGCGAAATCGAAAAAGCACTTCGCACCTCTGATCTCGGCTTCAATCCCCAGAACGACGGCAAGCTTCTCCGCGTGCCGGTTCCGCCCATGACGGAGGAACGCCGTCGCGAAGTGGTCAAGCATCTGAACAAGGTGCTTGAAGAGCACAAGACTGCTGTCCGCAACATTCGCCGCGATGGCAACGATCTCATCAAGAAGGCAGCCAAGGACAAAAAAATCTCCGAAGACGAGGAAAAGCGCTCGCTCGAAGAAATACAGAAGTTGACAGACGAAGAAATCAAGCGCATGGACGAGATGAGCAAGAAAAAAGAAGCCGAAATCATGCAGGTCTGA
- a CDS encoding metallophosphoesterase family protein, translated as MAKQTSSKHPHKPSHPAKKPHPTPPPTPAPKPSPTPPSTSGDTPVFAQPQPSPDPTSFKVPHPSDNNLYNKVNSKLLQPIPPPRGGAAEPILSLTDVYDDQGAKANAIQQAKQIVFHSVGDTGSVKGPLTEDKVADKMVADFNETDPANVPAFFFHLGDVVYSFGEAKYYYDQFYEPYRLYPAPIIAIPGNHDGVVYTGDPAPTLDAFLRNFCAEAPVNTPEAGGLLRTAMIAPGVYFTFDAPFVRILGVYSNVLEDPGVISSEGGTRANVTDVQLAFLKAALGRCKSENYAGAVIIAVHHPPYTGGTAHFPSPNLSADLDSAAEAAGFWPHAVISGHAHNYQRFTRTLNGMSIPYVVAGCGGHGVTSLQSDSSGNPIRTPYPIDSELTLNSYDDTDYGYLRIVVDATTMRIEYHPGSDGSTTKTPDDRVIVNLATRTISS; from the coding sequence ATGGCAAAGCAGACTTCCTCCAAACATCCGCACAAGCCATCTCATCCCGCAAAAAAACCTCATCCCACCCCGCCGCCGACTCCTGCGCCCAAGCCTTCTCCAACGCCGCCGTCAACAAGTGGCGACACCCCTGTATTCGCGCAGCCACAGCCGAGCCCGGATCCTACATCCTTCAAAGTGCCCCACCCTTCCGATAACAATTTGTACAACAAGGTCAACAGTAAGTTGTTGCAGCCCATCCCGCCGCCGCGCGGCGGAGCTGCAGAGCCGATCCTGTCGCTGACAGATGTCTACGACGACCAAGGCGCCAAGGCTAATGCGATCCAGCAGGCCAAGCAGATCGTTTTTCATTCCGTCGGCGATACGGGCAGCGTGAAAGGACCGCTGACCGAAGATAAAGTAGCCGACAAGATGGTCGCCGATTTCAACGAGACAGATCCGGCGAATGTGCCGGCGTTCTTCTTCCATCTCGGCGACGTGGTGTACAGCTTTGGTGAAGCCAAGTACTACTACGATCAGTTCTACGAGCCATACCGCCTGTATCCGGCCCCCATCATTGCCATTCCCGGCAATCATGATGGAGTGGTCTACACCGGCGATCCTGCGCCGACGCTCGATGCCTTTCTGCGCAACTTCTGTGCTGAAGCGCCCGTGAATACGCCGGAAGCGGGTGGCCTGCTGCGCACAGCGATGATCGCTCCGGGGGTGTATTTCACCTTTGACGCACCTTTCGTTCGCATTCTCGGGGTGTATTCCAACGTGCTGGAAGACCCGGGGGTCATCTCGAGCGAGGGCGGCACGCGGGCGAACGTTACGGACGTTCAATTAGCGTTTCTTAAAGCTGCACTCGGGCGATGCAAATCGGAAAACTATGCCGGCGCGGTGATTATTGCGGTGCACCATCCTCCTTACACGGGCGGGACAGCACATTTTCCCAGCCCGAATCTGTCTGCTGACCTGGATAGCGCGGCAGAGGCAGCTGGTTTCTGGCCGCATGCAGTGATTTCCGGCCATGCGCACAACTACCAGCGCTTTACCCGCACGTTGAACGGCATGTCGATCCCATACGTAGTGGCCGGCTGCGGCGGTCATGGCGTCACCAGCCTGCAGAGCGATTCGAGCGGGAACCCGATCCGAACGCCGTATCCGATCGACAGCGAGCTGACGCTGAACAGCTATGATGACACCGACTATGGCTACCTGCGGATTGTCGTCGACGCAACGACGATGCGGATCGAGTACCATCCCGGCTCGGACGGCTCGACAACCAAAACCCCGGATGACAGGGTGATCGTGAACCTGGCTACGAGGACCATTTCTTCGTAG
- a CDS encoding ABC transporter permease, with translation MQNLLQNLRFSLRMLFKNPGLTITVLLTLALGIGANTAIFTVDYATLLAPLPYPQPDQVVMVWSKIQTFHNGVSAGDYLDWKAQSKSFQSLDAWTGGSFNIATKDQPAFVPGNSVTADFFNMQRLPFFLGRGFLPEEGQDGKNHVVVLSHKLWLKLCGDMKIVGKTMQLDGTPYTVVGVEPPGFQDRLPAQLTVPLVFKPEQINHDFHFLLVMGRLKDGVTIKQAQADMNAVTDHIAQTYPKSDKGWGAFVEPLKNDFLPSERIQTLWLLLGAVGFVLLIACVNVANLLLAKSMTRQKEIAVRSSLGATPGKIFAQLITESLLLASFGGALGVGVGYAMLRGLIAVMPEGTLPSEADLSLNFPILLFTLAATTLAGLLFGCIPAWIASRVDPAETLKEGGRSGTSVGRHQLRRVLVIGEFTLALALLAGAGLTIHSFLNLQRVDLGVKTDHVMTFFLSVPDSRPKDPDHIVAYYRQMLSAIQGVPGVMHASAETGLPLEGSGFGMPFELADKPTVADPSQRPNTSFGMVTPDYFQTFGIKLVKGRFFNDQDTANSVKVAVVNEEFVNKYMKGADPLQKRVRVEQLIPGVTKLGPYQEWQIVGVFHNVRSRGFREDYPEMEIPFWQIPWPSAGMGVRTQEDPASMLKSIAAAVHSVDPQIALADPKTMEQVHDDVLANDRFTLILFACFAAVALLLSALGIYGVMAFSVAQRSHEIALRMALGATRNRVVTLILKEGVILAFCGLGLGLVGAYFVGRAMRSTLYGVGAMDLSAFAVVGLVLLVAALLACYLPARRAASVEPMQLLRME, from the coding sequence ATGCAGAACCTGCTTCAGAATCTCCGCTTCAGCCTGCGCATGTTGTTCAAGAATCCCGGCCTGACCATCACCGTGCTGCTCACACTCGCGCTCGGCATCGGCGCAAATACGGCCATCTTTACCGTCGATTACGCAACGCTGCTGGCGCCGCTGCCCTATCCCCAACCAGATCAGGTTGTGATGGTGTGGTCGAAGATTCAGACCTTTCACAACGGAGTTTCGGCGGGCGATTATCTTGACTGGAAAGCGCAGAGCAAATCGTTTCAAAGCCTGGATGCGTGGACGGGCGGCTCGTTCAACATTGCGACGAAGGATCAGCCGGCGTTCGTGCCGGGAAACAGCGTGACGGCTGACTTCTTCAACATGCAGCGTCTGCCGTTTTTTCTTGGGCGCGGGTTTCTACCTGAGGAAGGCCAGGACGGCAAGAACCACGTTGTCGTCCTCTCGCACAAGCTCTGGCTGAAGCTGTGCGGCGACATGAAGATCGTTGGCAAGACGATGCAGCTCGACGGCACTCCGTACACCGTCGTGGGAGTGGAGCCACCAGGATTTCAGGATCGCCTGCCCGCCCAGTTGACGGTGCCGCTGGTCTTCAAGCCGGAGCAGATTAATCACGACTTTCATTTTCTGCTGGTAATGGGCCGTTTGAAGGACGGCGTGACGATCAAGCAGGCGCAGGCGGACATGAACGCGGTAACGGACCACATCGCGCAGACGTACCCGAAGAGCGACAAGGGCTGGGGCGCGTTTGTCGAGCCGCTGAAGAATGATTTTCTCCCGAGCGAGCGAATCCAGACCCTCTGGCTGCTGCTCGGCGCGGTGGGATTCGTGCTGCTGATTGCCTGCGTGAATGTGGCGAATCTTCTGCTCGCGAAGAGCATGACGCGGCAGAAGGAAATTGCTGTGCGCAGTTCGCTGGGCGCGACGCCGGGGAAGATCTTTGCGCAACTGATTACCGAGAGCCTGCTGCTTGCATCCTTCGGCGGTGCTCTGGGCGTGGGTGTTGGCTACGCGATGCTGCGTGGACTGATTGCCGTAATGCCCGAGGGAACGCTGCCGAGCGAGGCTGACCTAAGCCTGAATTTTCCCATTCTGCTCTTCACGCTGGCCGCGACAACGCTTGCCGGATTGTTGTTCGGCTGTATCCCAGCATGGATTGCTTCCCGCGTCGATCCGGCGGAGACGCTGAAAGAAGGCGGGCGCTCGGGCACGAGCGTGGGGCGGCATCAGCTGCGCAGGGTTCTGGTGATAGGCGAATTTACCCTAGCGCTGGCTTTGCTCGCAGGGGCTGGGCTAACCATTCACAGTTTCCTGAATCTGCAGCGCGTCGATCTCGGCGTGAAGACAGACCACGTTATGACGTTTTTTCTCTCTGTACCCGACTCGCGCCCAAAGGATCCGGACCACATCGTTGCCTATTACCGGCAGATGCTGTCGGCTATTCAAGGCGTGCCGGGCGTGATGCATGCTTCGGCTGAAACTGGATTGCCGCTGGAAGGCTCGGGTTTTGGCATGCCCTTTGAGCTGGCCGACAAGCCGACGGTCGCCGATCCATCGCAGAGGCCGAACACATCGTTCGGCATGGTGACGCCGGATTATTTTCAGACTTTCGGCATCAAGCTGGTGAAAGGGCGATTCTTTAACGATCAGGACACGGCCAACAGCGTGAAGGTGGCGGTGGTGAATGAGGAGTTCGTCAACAAATATATGAAGGGCGCGGATCCCCTGCAGAAGCGCGTCAGGGTAGAGCAGCTGATTCCCGGGGTGACGAAGCTCGGCCCTTATCAGGAGTGGCAGATCGTGGGCGTCTTCCACAATGTGCGTTCGCGCGGATTCCGCGAGGACTATCCCGAGATGGAAATCCCGTTCTGGCAGATTCCGTGGCCCAGTGCGGGGATGGGCGTGCGCACGCAGGAAGACCCCGCGTCGATGCTGAAGAGCATTGCTGCAGCTGTGCATTCTGTAGACCCGCAGATTGCTCTTGCAGATCCGAAAACGATGGAACAGGTGCACGACGACGTGCTGGCGAATGACCGCTTCACGCTCATCCTGTTTGCCTGCTTCGCCGCAGTGGCGCTGCTCTTGTCTGCGTTAGGAATCTACGGCGTAATGGCGTTTTCGGTTGCGCAACGCTCGCATGAAATTGCCTTGCGCATGGCCCTGGGAGCCACGCGAAATCGCGTCGTCACGTTGATTCTGAAAGAGGGCGTGATTCTCGCCTTCTGCGGACTAGGGTTGGGGCTGGTCGGCGCTTACTTTGTTGGCCGCGCGATGCGCAGCACCTTGTATGGCGTGGGCGCGATGGATCTCTCCGCCTTCGCGGTGGTCGGGCTCGTGCTGTTGGTGGCGGCGCTGCTGGCTTGTTATCTGCCGGCGCGGAGAGCCGCGTCGGTCGAGCCTATGCAGTTATTGAGAATGGAATAG
- a CDS encoding multiheme c-type cytochrome, translating to MYRVLAIIIALELTASNMAPGWHSPLAAAQAASSAKSNERANYVGDSACQSCHGDKVGTFHQTAHYLTSSAPDSKSILGSFTPDANILKTSNPSLFFRMDDKDTGFFQTAVAGTPPHTNERTERFAVVVGSGDKGQTYLYWNDDQLFQLPVSYWKDLGWVNSPGYRDGFANFDRAIIPRCLECHATYFAALPPPSNRYRTTGFSLGITCEKCHGPGREHVELETAKPGSGTSSAILNPAQFTRERQMDLCAWCHAGHGRPLLPTFSYLPNNPLEKYLDLPPPDPNAPLDVHGNQVELLKRSRCFISSSMTCLTCHDVHRTQHDLAEFSQKCLGCHKPDSATFSKSNHPVTSNCIDCHMPKQETNLIVFNWNGKTLKPQMRSHLIKAYSAAGTPASNQ from the coding sequence ATGTACCGCGTTCTCGCCATCATCATCGCTCTGGAGTTGACCGCTTCAAACATGGCGCCGGGCTGGCACTCTCCACTTGCTGCCGCCCAGGCTGCCTCGTCCGCGAAATCAAATGAACGGGCCAACTACGTTGGCGACAGCGCTTGCCAATCCTGTCACGGGGACAAAGTTGGCACATTCCACCAGACCGCGCACTATCTGACTTCGAGCGCACCGGACAGCAAGTCCATTCTGGGCAGCTTCACTCCTGACGCCAACATTCTGAAAACTTCCAATCCAAGTCTGTTTTTCCGGATGGACGACAAAGATACCGGCTTCTTTCAAACCGCTGTTGCGGGAACACCACCACACACAAACGAGCGCACGGAGCGTTTCGCAGTGGTGGTTGGATCAGGCGATAAGGGCCAGACCTATTTGTACTGGAATGATGATCAGCTCTTTCAGCTGCCGGTGTCCTATTGGAAAGATCTCGGCTGGGTGAACAGCCCCGGATATCGCGATGGCTTCGCCAATTTCGATCGCGCAATTATTCCACGCTGTCTCGAATGTCACGCAACGTATTTTGCCGCGCTTCCGCCGCCATCAAATCGCTATCGCACAACCGGCTTCTCGCTGGGCATCACATGCGAGAAGTGCCATGGCCCAGGCCGCGAGCACGTGGAACTGGAAACAGCCAAGCCGGGCTCGGGGACATCCTCTGCCATACTCAATCCCGCTCAATTCACGCGAGAACGCCAGATGGATCTTTGCGCCTGGTGCCACGCCGGACATGGCCGGCCGCTCCTGCCGACATTTTCCTACCTCCCCAACAATCCGCTGGAGAAATACCTCGATCTCCCGCCGCCCGATCCGAATGCTCCGCTTGATGTTCATGGAAATCAGGTGGAATTGCTGAAGCGAAGCCGGTGTTTTATTTCGTCAAGTATGACCTGTCTCACCTGCCATGATGTTCATCGCACGCAGCATGATCTGGCTGAGTTCTCCCAGAAGTGCCTGGGCTGCCACAAACCCGACTCTGCAACATTCTCGAAGAGCAATCACCCTGTCACCAGCAATTGCATCGACTGCCACATGCCGAAGCAGGAAACGAATCTGATTGTTTTCAACTGGAACGGCAAAACCTTAAAGCCGCAGATGAGGAGCCACCTCATTAAGGCCTACTCCGCCGCCGGTACTCCGGCTTCAAATCAATGA
- a CDS encoding transaldolase yields the protein MSKSLLQQLREMTVVVADTGDIEAIEQAKPQDATTNPSLITAAAQMPQYQSIVDDTLLEAHKQLGDKASDKDVANLAFKHLAIEFGKRILAVVPGRVSTEVDARLSYDTEATKKMAHDIIGLYESAGIKRERVLIKIASTWEGIRAAEQLEKEGIHCNLTLLFGLHQAIACAEAGVTLISPFVGRILDWYKKDTGKDYVGADDPGVQSVTRIYNYFKHFGYKTVVMGASFRNLGEITELAGSDLLTISPHLITELATTEGDLPRKLDPEKAKTMQIEKLSIDKATFDKMHAADRMAHDKLKEGIEGFSKALENLEHLLAKRLTELEAREPKLVSAD from the coding sequence ATGTCGAAGTCTTTGCTCCAACAGCTCCGCGAAATGACTGTCGTCGTAGCCGACACCGGCGACATTGAAGCTATCGAACAAGCCAAGCCACAGGATGCGACTACCAACCCGTCGCTCATTACCGCGGCTGCGCAGATGCCGCAGTATCAGTCCATCGTGGATGACACGCTGCTCGAAGCGCATAAGCAGCTCGGTGACAAAGCCAGCGATAAGGATGTAGCCAACCTGGCGTTCAAACATTTAGCCATCGAGTTCGGTAAACGGATCCTTGCTGTCGTCCCTGGCCGCGTTTCAACCGAAGTGGATGCCCGCCTCTCCTACGACACCGAAGCCACCAAGAAGATGGCCCACGACATCATCGGCCTCTACGAGAGCGCCGGCATCAAGCGCGAGCGCGTACTCATTAAGATCGCCTCCACGTGGGAAGGCATTCGCGCCGCCGAACAGTTGGAAAAGGAAGGCATTCACTGCAATCTGACGCTGCTCTTCGGACTGCACCAGGCCATTGCCTGTGCCGAAGCCGGCGTGACCCTTATCTCGCCCTTCGTCGGCCGCATTCTTGACTGGTACAAAAAGGACACCGGCAAAGACTACGTTGGAGCTGACGATCCCGGCGTCCAGTCGGTCACCCGCATTTACAACTACTTCAAGCATTTTGGCTACAAGACTGTGGTCATGGGCGCGAGCTTCCGCAACCTCGGTGAAATTACCGAGCTTGCCGGCAGCGACCTGCTCACGATCTCCCCGCACCTCATCACAGAACTCGCGACCACCGAAGGCGATTTGCCGCGCAAGCTCGATCCCGAAAAAGCCAAGACAATGCAGATCGAAAAGCTCAGCATCGACAAGGCGACCTTCGACAAGATGCATGCTGCGGACCGCATGGCCCACGACAAGTTGAAGGAAGGCATCGAAGGCTTCAGCAAGGCGCTGGAAAACCTTGAACACCTTCTGGCAAAGCGCCTCACCGAACTCGAAGCGCGCGAGCCAAAGCTGGTCAGCGCCGACTGA
- a CDS encoding fumarylacetoacetate hydrolase family protein: MKYCRFQSESGPQYGEVVDRNGSLWIERLLPPPEEDPWTKFVDQGAFKPVPLDQATLLSPVVPSKIVCVGRNYKEHAVELGNEVPKEPLLFLKTPSSLIAHKQAIHKPAISQRVDFEGELAVVIGERCSKIGSDEDVRQYIRGYTIVNDVTARDLQKSDGQWSRAKGFDTFCPAGPIVTDEIDPDAGIQVQTRLNGELRQDGNTRDLIFPIDFLLRHITAAITLYPGDLIPTGTPSGVAPMQPGDTVEVSIEGIGTLSNPVIVG, encoded by the coding sequence ATGAAATACTGCCGCTTCCAATCTGAATCAGGTCCGCAATATGGTGAAGTCGTAGACCGAAACGGCTCGCTTTGGATCGAGCGTCTTCTGCCGCCGCCGGAAGAAGATCCCTGGACGAAGTTCGTCGATCAAGGCGCATTCAAGCCAGTGCCGCTCGATCAGGCCACGCTTCTTTCGCCGGTTGTACCTTCGAAAATCGTTTGCGTCGGACGCAACTATAAAGAGCACGCTGTCGAGCTGGGAAACGAAGTCCCGAAAGAGCCGTTGCTCTTTCTGAAAACTCCGTCATCGCTTATCGCGCACAAGCAGGCAATCCATAAACCAGCTATCTCGCAACGCGTTGATTTTGAAGGCGAGCTGGCGGTGGTCATCGGCGAGCGCTGCTCGAAGATCGGCTCCGATGAAGATGTGCGGCAGTATATTCGCGGCTACACCATCGTCAACGATGTCACGGCTCGCGACTTGCAGAAGAGCGATGGGCAGTGGTCCCGCGCGAAAGGCTTTGATACTTTCTGTCCGGCAGGCCCGATCGTTACTGACGAGATCGATCCTGATGCCGGCATTCAGGTGCAGACACGCCTGAACGGCGAGCTGCGGCAGGACGGCAACACGCGCGACCTGATCTTCCCGATTGATTTTTTGTTGCGCCACATCACGGCCGCCATCACACTCTATCCCGGCGACTTAATCCCGACTGGGACCCCATCGGGCGTTGCTCCGATGCAGCCCGGCGACACGGTAGAGGTTTCGATAGAAGGCATCGGAACGCTCTCAAACCCGGTAATCGTGGGATAA
- a CDS encoding fibronectin type III domain-containing protein gives MKQRARASLFFISLAAVLRFLAGCGMVAPPQPPSLHLPQPVTDLSAARIGSDVHLHWTMPKRATDRVLLKGDQAAHVCRSVAGGACEPAGDAKYAPEAQADFTDHLPGALTSGPPQLITYTVELRNQRGRTAGPSNAAWSASGAAPAQVTDFVAEIHTDGVLLHWQPTQDAGTILRIERTLAPKPGTSTKAGSALLRKGAEEPAQQTLEVGYASERDPAHAYDKDAAFDQQYRYVVQRVATLNLGGHKIEIASDPSHTYILNTRDIFAPAVPTGLVAVASPDEHAIDLSWSPNPENDLAGYVVYRREAGPTADAVRISPEQPIAGPAFRDAAAVPGKRYAYSVSAIDQDKNESRKSPEVEESLPQ, from the coding sequence ATGAAACAGCGCGCGCGGGCATCTCTCTTCTTCATCTCTTTGGCCGCCGTTCTGCGATTTCTTGCCGGCTGCGGCATGGTCGCTCCGCCGCAACCGCCGAGCCTTCATCTGCCTCAGCCGGTTACCGATCTTAGCGCAGCGCGTATTGGGAGCGATGTCCACCTGCATTGGACGATGCCGAAGCGCGCCACTGACAGGGTATTGCTCAAGGGAGATCAGGCTGCGCATGTCTGTCGCAGCGTTGCCGGAGGCGCGTGTGAGCCGGCAGGCGACGCGAAATATGCTCCTGAGGCGCAGGCCGACTTCACGGACCACCTGCCCGGAGCATTGACCAGCGGCCCACCGCAACTTATTACTTACACCGTTGAGCTGCGCAATCAGCGGGGCCGAACTGCGGGACCATCCAATGCTGCATGGTCCGCCTCCGGAGCCGCTCCTGCTCAGGTGACCGACTTCGTTGCGGAAATTCACACTGACGGGGTCCTGCTCCACTGGCAGCCTACGCAGGATGCAGGCACGATTCTGCGCATCGAGCGCACACTGGCGCCGAAGCCGGGAACGTCAACGAAAGCGGGTTCTGCCTTGCTGCGCAAAGGCGCCGAGGAACCCGCGCAACAGACTCTTGAAGTTGGTTACGCATCCGAACGCGATCCGGCCCATGCCTACGACAAGGATGCTGCCTTCGACCAGCAGTATCGCTACGTTGTGCAGCGCGTCGCGACGCTCAACTTAGGCGGACACAAGATCGAAATTGCCAGCGATCCGAGCCATACCTACATTCTGAATACACGCGATATCTTTGCGCCTGCCGTGCCCACGGGATTGGTTGCAGTTGCCAGCCCGGATGAGCACGCGATCGACCTGTCGTGGTCGCCAAACCCAGAGAACGATCTAGCCGGATATGTTGTGTATCGCCGCGAAGCCGGCCCAACTGCGGACGCCGTTCGTATTTCGCCTGAGCAACCCATCGCCGGACCGGCCTTCCGCGATGCGGCAGCCGTGCCTGGAAAGCGGTACGCCTATTCGGTAAGCGCCATCGATCAGGACAAGAACGAGAGCCGCAAGTCTCCCGAGGTTGAAGAATCTCTTCCGCAATGA
- a CDS encoding TIGR01777 family oxidoreductase has translation MNRESRILISGASGLIGTALVRAFTALQISVVCLVREPDGQQEILWSPQASPTIANPTLLEGFDAVIHLSGANIGAHRWTPAYKKEIVESRVQTTRALARLLAALNNPPQALLCASAVGIYGDRDGETLTEDSEPGSGFLAETCAAWEAAAQPAKNAEIRVAHLRFGVVLSPEGGALAKMLPVFRLGLGGRLGSGEQWMSWIALPDLVSAVFHIIDAPECSGPINMVAPMPVTNSEFTRTLAHVLHRPAVIPAPAFALRAVVGEMADEALLASARVIPAQLVEDGFQFKYPQVAPALESLLASARLN, from the coding sequence ATGAACAGAGAATCCAGAATCCTGATCAGCGGCGCCTCCGGATTGATTGGCACAGCATTAGTACGTGCCTTCACTGCATTGCAGATTTCTGTAGTCTGTCTTGTCCGGGAGCCTGACGGTCAGCAGGAGATCCTGTGGTCTCCTCAGGCATCGCCGACAATCGCCAATCCGACGCTTCTCGAAGGCTTCGATGCGGTGATTCATCTCTCCGGGGCTAACATCGGCGCGCACCGCTGGACACCCGCATACAAGAAGGAGATTGTTGAAAGCCGCGTGCAAACTACGCGCGCTTTGGCTCGGTTGCTGGCAGCTTTGAACAACCCTCCGCAGGCGCTTCTATGCGCATCAGCAGTTGGCATTTACGGGGATCGGGACGGGGAGACCTTGACTGAAGATTCAGAACCGGGCTCAGGCTTTCTTGCGGAAACCTGCGCAGCATGGGAAGCGGCGGCTCAACCAGCAAAAAATGCTGAGATTCGGGTTGCGCATCTGCGCTTTGGAGTGGTGCTCTCGCCGGAAGGCGGTGCGCTGGCAAAGATGCTGCCCGTTTTTCGTCTTGGTCTTGGCGGGAGGCTTGGATCGGGCGAGCAATGGATGAGCTGGATTGCTTTGCCTGACCTTGTGAGTGCGGTCTTTCATATCATCGATGCTCCCGAGTGTTCAGGTCCGATTAACATGGTCGCGCCGATGCCCGTCACCAACTCTGAATTCACGCGAACCCTGGCCCACGTGCTCCATCGCCCCGCCGTCATTCCCGCGCCAGCTTTCGCACTCCGCGCAGTGGTGGGAGAAATGGCAGACGAGGCCCTGCTGGCGAGCGCGCGGGTCATCCCCGCACAGCTGGTCGAGGATGGATTTCAATTCAAGTACCCGCAAGTTGCTCCGGCGCTGGAGTCTCTGCTCGCCTCTGCTAGGCTGAACTAG